Proteins encoded by one window of Vigna unguiculata cultivar IT97K-499-35 unplaced genomic scaffold, ASM411807v1 contig_20, whole genome shotgun sequence:
- the LOC114171304 gene encoding uncharacterized protein LOC114171304, whose amino-acid sequence MNISTKRKDFMIVNMGPHHPSMHGVLRLIVTLDGEDVIDCEPILGYLHRGMEKIAENRTIIQYLPYVTRWDYLATMFTEAITVNGPEQLGNIQVPKRASYIRVIIMKLADIMTILEIQDIHFFFRLQFLKEIYGILWVFVPIFILILGITISVLAIVWLEREISAGIQQRIGPEYTGPFGVLQALADGTKLLFKENLIPSRGDIRLFSFGPSISVISIIISYSVIPFGYNFVLSDLNIGVFLWIAISSIAPIGLLMSGYGSNNKYSFLGGLRAAAQSISYEIPLTLCVLSISLCVLR is encoded by the exons ATGAATATCTCAACGAAAAGAAAGGACTTCATGATAGTCAATATGGGGCCTCACCACCCATCAATGCACGGTGTTCTTAGACTTATTGTTACTCTAGATGGTGAGGATGTTATTGATTGTGAACCGATATTGGGTTATTTACACAGAGGAATGGAAAAAATAGCGGAAAACCGAACAATTATACAATATCTGCCTTATGTAACACGTTGGGACTATTTAGCTACAATGTTCACAGAAGCAATAACTGTAAATGGACCAGAACAGTTGGGAAATATTCAAGTACCTAAAAGAGCCAGCTATATCCGAGTAATAAT aatgaaattggCCGATATTATGACAATACTAG AAATACaagatatacatttttttttcagattgcAATTTTTGAAAGAGATATATGGAATTCTTTGGGTATTTGtgcctatttttattttgatattaggAATTACTATAAGTGTACTAGCAATTGTATGGTTAGAAAGAGAAATATCTGCAGGGATACAACAGCGTATTGGACCTGAATACACCGGTCCTTTTGGAGTTCTTCAAGCTCTAGCAGACGGaacaaaattactttttaaagagAATCTTATTCCATCTAGAGGAGATATTCGTTTATTTAGTTTCGGCCCATCTATCTCAGTCATATCCATTATAATAAGCTATTCAGTAATTCCTTTTGGCTATAACTTTGTTTTATCTGATCTGAATATTGGTGTTTTTTTATGGATTGCTATTTCGAGTATTGCCCCCATTGGACTTCTTATGTCAGGATATGggtcaaataataaatattccttTTTGGGTGGTCTACGAGCAGCTGCTCAATCAATTAGTTATGAAATACCATTAACTCTATGTGTGTTATCGATATCTCTATGTGTGCTTCGttga